The window GAAGGGCACGGAGGCGCCCACACTCATGACGGTGAGGGCCAGCATGTTGGTGCCGAGGGCCGTGGTGGTGGGGAGACCGAAGGCCAGCAGGGTGGGGACGGTGATCAGGGAGGTGGCGCCGGTGACGACGCTGATCACGCTGGTGCAGAAGAAAATGAGGCACAGCACGAGCAGGTCGAGAAGGGGCACAGTCTCCCAGTGTAGTCGGCGATGCTGGCGGCGGACACGCCGTGAGGCGGACGCCGTCTCCGCACATGGACCTCAGGCCGTGACCCGGCCCCAGCCCCCATTTTTTCCCACCCGCACGATGTCGGCGACCCCAGGAACCTGCAAGATGGCCGACCGCAGCGCCTCCACGTCCCCGTTTCCCGTCACCGCCAGCCGCAGGTAGATGTGCGCGGTGTCGTCGGCGCCCACCCCCGCCTCGACCTTCAGCGGGCTGCGCTTCTGAGCGGCGAGGACCCCCAGCACGTCGGCGAGCAGCCCCGAACGGTCCGGCGCGACCACGTCGAAGTCGACGAGCGTGCTGCCCGGCGTCCCCGAGTCCCAGGAGGCGGCGACGCAGCGCTCGGGCTCGTCCTTCAGCAGCCGGATCATGTTGGGGCAGTCGATGCGGTGGATGCTGACGCCCCGCCCGCGCGTGAGGTAGCCCATGATCTGGTCGCCCCGGATGGGGTTGCAGCACTGGGCGAGCTTGGTGGTCGTACTCAGGCCCTCGACGAACACGCCGCCGGATTCGCCGGGGGCGGGCGGGGGACGCCGGACCGGGGCGGGGGCTTGCTCCTGCGCCAGGGTGGGCGACAGCACCCGGCCCACCACGCTGGGCGTGAGCTTGCCCGCGTGCAGGGCGAGGTACAGGTCGTCGGGGTTGCGGGTGCCCACGAGCTTCTGGGTCGCCTCCTCCAGCAGCTTGGTCCGCATGAGTTGCCGCACCGGGAGTTGGCGCTTGCGCAGGTAGCGCTCCAGCAGGTCGTGCCCGTGCTGCAACGCCTCCTCGCGCTCCTGCTGGCGGAAGTGGTGGCGAATCTTGGCGCGGGCGGAGCGGGTGACGGTGAAGTTCAGCCAGTCTTTGCTGGGGTGGCTGTTCTTGCTCGTCACGATCTCGACCATGTCGCCGTTGTTCAGTTTGTGCGAGAGCGGCACGATGGAGCCGTTCACCCGCGCCCCCACCGTCGTCTCGCCGATGCGGGTGTGGATGTGGTAGGCGAAGTCCACGGGCGTGCTCCCCGCCGGGAGCGAGATCGCCAGCCCCTTGGGCGTGAAGACCCGCACCCGCTGCGAGAGGATGTCGGTCTTGACGGCGTCGAGGTAGTCACTGGCGTCGTTGATCTCGTTCTGGAGTTCGCGGAGTTGGGCGAGCCAGTTCTCGCGGTCGCGCTGGGCGAGCTGCGAGCCCTGCTTGTACATCCAGTGGGCGGCGACCCCGTACTCAGCGACCTCGTGCATCCGGCGCGAGCGGATCTGGACCTCGATGGGCTGCCCGCTCTGGCTGATGACGGTCGTGTGCAGGCTCTGGTAGCCGTTGGGCTTGGGCACCGCGATGTAGTCCTTGAAGCGGCCCGGCAGCGGCGTCCACATCGAATGCACGATGGACACCGTGTGGTAGCAGATGCGCTTTTCCCGCGTCTCCTCGGCCCGCTCGCGGCGCTTCTCGTCGGTGCCGGGGGGCACGTGGAGTTCTTTCGGGGTCAGGATCACCCGGATGGCGAGGAGGTCGAAAATCTGCTCCAGCGCCTTGCCCTCCTTCTGCATCTTGTTGTGGATGCTCCAGAGGTGCTTGGAGCGACCGGCGATGTCGATGTCGCTGACCCATTCGGGGAGTTCGAGGTCGTCGTGGAGGGCCTCGCGCAGTTGCTCCACCGCCTGCTCGATCAGGGCCTGGCGCTCCTCCTGGCGGGTCCGCAACCGGCTCTGGAGGTACTCGTAGTCGCCGGGCTGGAGGTACTTGAAGGCGAGGTCCTCCAGCTCCCACTTGATCTGCCCGATGCCCAGGCGGTGCGCGAGCGGCGCGAAGATGTCCATCGTCTCGCGGGCGATCCTGGCCTGCTTTTCGGGCTTCATGGCGCCCAGGGTCCGCATGTTGTGCAGGCGGTCGGCGAGCTTGACGACGATCACGCGCAGGTCGCCCGTCATGGCGACGAGCATCTGGCGCAGGTTCTCGGCCTGGATGTCGCGGCCCGAGTCGCCCACCTCGGCCTGCTGGCTGCCCTGCTTGGAGAGCTTGCTGACCTTGGTTTCGCCCTCCACGATGCGCCGCACGTCGGGGCCGAACTCGCGCTCGATCTGGTCGAAGGTCACCCCGTCCACGTCCTCGACCGTGTCGTGCAGCAGCCCGGCCATCAGGCTGTCGGTGTCCATCCCCAGCCGCGCGAGGATGGTGGCGACCGCAACCGGGTGGGTGATGTACGGCTCGCCGCTCTTGCGTTTCACCCCGGCGTGGGCGTCGCGGGCAAAGGCGTAGGCCCGCTCCACCCGCTCGCGGTCGGCCGGGGGGCGGTCCGCGATCAGCGGGCGAAGCTCCTCCATCCCGTGGTCGGAGGGGCCGGGTTCGGGCGGGCCATGCACGCGGGGCAGAATAGCGCGTGGGCGCGGCGGGAAGGGTGGGACCGTGACCAGACGGCCCCCGGCAACCTGAAGACACGCTCAGGCCACCCGAGAGGCGGGGACCGGGAAGAGGCGCTACCCTGGGGGGCGTGAGCTGGATTCCGTTCCATTCCGTACTGTCCGGTCCGTGCCGTTCGGGAGAGGCGCCGGAAAGTCCTGCATTCCACGGAACCCATCTGCTTTCCTTCTCGCTCTCCTGCGGAGCCCCGCCCGTCCGCCCGCTTCGGGAATTCCTATGAAGGTGGACCGCCACGAGCAGGACGACGCCCGGCGCGAGCGCATCGCCCGGGCGGCCTTCGAGCTGTTCGCCCGCTCCGGCCTGGAGGGCACGAGCGCCCAGGACATCGCCCGCGCCGCCTTCGTGAGCCGCACCAATCTCTACCGCTACTACCCCTCCAAGGTGCACATGCTCCTGGCCCACTTCGAGCGCACCGTGCGCGACACCCGCGATGAGGCGGTGCGAAAGCTGCACGCGGGAGCGGCCCCTCAGGCCGTGTGGAGCCACGTGACCGCCCGCATGGCCGACCTGGGCGTGCGTTACCGCCACCTGGTCGGGGCGGTGGGCCACGCCGTGCTGGGCGCGCGGGTGGCCCCGGCGGGCTCCGACGAGGGCGTCCGCACGGCGCTCACGCTTGTGGCGCTGGTCGAGCCCGTCCTCGTCGCCATGCGGGACCGGGGGGCGCTGCGGGGCGGGGTGGACACCCACCTGCTGAGCGCCCTGCTGGTGGACGCCTGCCTGCTCGCCCTGCTGCACGGCGGCCACCGCGACCAGCGCGAGGTGCTGCGCGACTGGCAGGACCGCTTTTCCCTGCTGCTCCAGGGGGCGCTGGCCCCCGGCGTGACCGAGGAGAGCGTGCGGGAAAGTGGGCTGATCGTGGCCGACCGGGACCCAAGCAGTTGACGAAGGAAGAAGGGCCACCCTGAGCGGAACGAAGGGCTCAACATGACACCATCCTTGGGTCAAGAGCTTGAGTCTCGGGAATGGAAAATGTGGACGCCCGCGCTTCCTGTGCCTTCTAAGGCGGAGCGCAGAACCCTTGTCCTGCTGAGCGAAGGCGAACCATCTCCAGGCGAGACCCCTCGCGTTGCTCAGGGGGACAACCTTTGAGAGCCTCGCCGCAAAACTGGCTCAGCCCGGGGTGACCTCCGGCAACCGCTCCTGAAAGCGGGCGGTGGTCGAGGCCCGAACATCCTCCAGGGTGGCGCCGGGCATCAGTTCGGTCAGCGTGAGTTGACCGTTCAGAAACTCGAACACCGCCTTGTCCGTGATGATCATGCTGACGTTTCCCCTGGCCGTGAGCGGCAGGGTGCATTCGGGGACGATCTTGGGCGTGCCGTCGGGGTCCGTGTGCGTCATGGTCACGATTAGCCGCCCCGCCCCACTCGCCAGGTCCATCGCGCCCCCCACGCCCAGCAACGGCTTGCCCGGCACGGCCCAATTGGCGAGGTTGCCGTGTTCATCCACCTGAAGGCCGCCCATCACCGCCACGTCCACATGCCCTCCACGGATCATCCCGAAGGAATCGGCAGAGTCGAAGTAGCTCGCCCCGGGCAGAGCGGTAACGGGAATCTTGCCCGCGTTCACCGGGTAGTCCATCGCCCCTCCATCCTCGGGGGCGGGGCCGACGCCCAGCATTCCGTTCTCGGTGTGGAGGTTAACCCCATGCTCGGGCGTGATCAGGTCGGCCACCAGCGTGGGAATGCCGATGCCGAGGTTCACCACGTCGCCGGGACGAAGTTCCCGCAAGGCGCGGCGTGCCATGTGCATCCGGGATTCGTCCACCTTCTTGGCCCCGGCCTTCACGTCGGCAGAGCTGCCCAAATCCTCGGGGGTCAGGTGAGCCTGGACGAGGTAGTCCACATACAGGCCGGGCGTGTGGACATGCTCGGGGTCGATCTCCCCCACCTCCACGATTTCCTCGACCTCCGCCACGACCACATCGGCGGCGGTCGCCATCGCCCGGTTGAAGTTCTGCTCGGTGAGGCGGTACTGGAGGTTTCCGGCACGGTCGGCCCGCCAGGCGCGGACGAAGGCGACGTTGCCGCGCAGGGCGGGGACAAAGACCATCTCCCGCCCGTTCAGGGTCCGAACGTCGGCTCCCTCAGCGATCACCGTCCCAGCCGCCGTGGGTGTGTAAAAGCCCCCGATCCCGGCTCCCCCGGCCCGCAAGGCTTCGGCGAGCGTTCCTTGGGGCAGCAGTTGCACCTCCAGCGTGCCGTTCTGCGCCGCCGCCACCGCCTCGCGGTTGCTGGTGAAAAACGACCCGATGGCCTTCTTAATCTGCCCATTCCGCAGCAGACGGCCCCCGCTGAGCCCCGCCTCGCCGACGTTGTTGCCCACGAAGGTGAGGTCCCGAGTGTCCGTCTCGGCCAGGGCGTGGACGAGGTGAACGGGGTTGCCGGTCATGCCGAAGCCCCCGACGAGCAGCGTGTCCCCCGACTTCACCAGCCGGGCAGCCTCCTCCAGCGAGATGACCGGAACCTGCTTCATGCCTCCACCCGCTCGATCAGGGCCGCCTCGCCCTGCCCGACGCCGACACACAGGCTGACGACGCCATATCGCCCCTCCCGCCGCTGAAGTTCATGGGCCAGGGTGGTGACGAGGCGGGCGCCGCTCATGCCCAGGGGATGACCCAGGGCGATGGAGCCGCCGTGGATGTTCAGCCGCTCGTGCTCGACGTTCAGCTCGCGCATGCAGGCGATGACCTGCGCGGCAAAGGCCTCGTTGATCTCGACGAGGTCCACGTCGGCCAGGTCCATCTCCAGGCGGTTCATCAATTTGCGGACAGCGGGGACGGGACCTAGGCCCATCAGCCGGGGATCGACCCCGGAAGTAGCCGCGCCCACCCAGCGGGCGAGCGGCTGAAGCCCCAGTTCACGGGCCTTTCCGGCGCTCATCAGGACCAGTGCCGCCGCCCCGTCGTTCAGCCCGCTGGCATTGCCCGCCGTCACGCTGCCTCCCTTCCGAAAAGCGGGCTTCAGGCCAGCCAGCGTCGCCTCATCGGTCGCCAGGGTGAAGGTGTCCCCCTCGCGCTTGTACCGGGGGTGCTCGTCGGTGTCGAAGACCGTGACGCCCTTTTTCCCCTTGACCTCGATGGGCACGATCTCATCCTTGAAGGTGCCGCTATTCAGCGCCTCCACCACGCGGCGCTGCGACTCCAGGGCGAAGGCGTCCTGCTCCTCACGGGTGATCTCCCCTCCCGCGATCCGTCCCTCCCGGCTGCACTCGACGATGTTCTCGGCGGTCTCGCCCATCGCCTCCAGGGGGAAGAGGGCCTCCAT is drawn from Deinococcus aerius and contains these coding sequences:
- a CDS encoding thiolase family protein; the protein is MTPSHPLQDRDVVIVSAVRSPVGAIRGSLSSVRPDDLAATVIREAVARAGVSPDEIEEVILGCANQAGEDNRNVARMAALLAGLPHHVGGLTVNRLCASGLSAINTAARAIRNGDGDVYVAGGVESMTRAPLVMPKGAQPFANGNVTVYDTTLGWRFPNPAMEALFPLEAMGETAENIVECSREGRIAGGEITREEQDAFALESQRRVVEALNSGTFKDEIVPIEVKGKKGVTVFDTDEHPRYKREGDTFTLATDEATLAGLKPAFRKGGSVTAGNASGLNDGAAALVLMSAGKARELGLQPLARWVGAATSGVDPRLMGLGPVPAVRKLMNRLEMDLADVDLVEINEAFAAQVIACMRELNVEHERLNIHGGSIALGHPLGMSGARLVTTLAHELQRREGRYGVVSLCVGVGQGEAALIERVEA
- a CDS encoding TetR/AcrR family transcriptional regulator; this translates as MKVDRHEQDDARRERIARAAFELFARSGLEGTSAQDIARAAFVSRTNLYRYYPSKVHMLLAHFERTVRDTRDEAVRKLHAGAAPQAVWSHVTARMADLGVRYRHLVGAVGHAVLGARVAPAGSDEGVRTALTLVALVEPVLVAMRDRGALRGGVDTHLLSALLVDACLLALLHGGHRDQREVLRDWQDRFSLLLQGALAPGVTEESVRESGLIVADRDPSS
- a CDS encoding 3-oxoacid CoA-transferase — its product is MKQVPVISLEEAARLVKSGDTLLVGGFGMTGNPVHLVHALAETDTRDLTFVGNNVGEAGLSGGRLLRNGQIKKAIGSFFTSNREAVAAAQNGTLEVQLLPQGTLAEALRAGGAGIGGFYTPTAAGTVIAEGADVRTLNGREMVFVPALRGNVAFVRAWRADRAGNLQYRLTEQNFNRAMATAADVVVAEVEEIVEVGEIDPEHVHTPGLYVDYLVQAHLTPEDLGSSADVKAGAKKVDESRMHMARRALRELRPGDVVNLGIGIPTLVADLITPEHGVNLHTENGMLGVGPAPEDGGAMDYPVNAGKIPVTALPGASYFDSADSFGMIRGGHVDVAVMGGLQVDEHGNLANWAVPGKPLLGVGGAMDLASGAGRLIVTMTHTDPDGTPKIVPECTLPLTARGNVSMIITDKAVFEFLNGQLTLTELMPGATLEDVRASTTARFQERLPEVTPG
- a CDS encoding RelA/SpoT family protein, producing the protein MEELRPLIADRPPADRERVERAYAFARDAHAGVKRKSGEPYITHPVAVATILARLGMDTDSLMAGLLHDTVEDVDGVTFDQIEREFGPDVRRIVEGETKVSKLSKQGSQQAEVGDSGRDIQAENLRQMLVAMTGDLRVIVVKLADRLHNMRTLGAMKPEKQARIARETMDIFAPLAHRLGIGQIKWELEDLAFKYLQPGDYEYLQSRLRTRQEERQALIEQAVEQLREALHDDLELPEWVSDIDIAGRSKHLWSIHNKMQKEGKALEQIFDLLAIRVILTPKELHVPPGTDEKRRERAEETREKRICYHTVSIVHSMWTPLPGRFKDYIAVPKPNGYQSLHTTVISQSGQPIEVQIRSRRMHEVAEYGVAAHWMYKQGSQLAQRDRENWLAQLRELQNEINDASDYLDAVKTDILSQRVRVFTPKGLAISLPAGSTPVDFAYHIHTRIGETTVGARVNGSIVPLSHKLNNGDMVEIVTSKNSHPSKDWLNFTVTRSARAKIRHHFRQQEREEALQHGHDLLERYLRKRQLPVRQLMRTKLLEEATQKLVGTRNPDDLYLALHAGKLTPSVVGRVLSPTLAQEQAPAPVRRPPPAPGESGGVFVEGLSTTTKLAQCCNPIRGDQIMGYLTRGRGVSIHRIDCPNMIRLLKDEPERCVAASWDSGTPGSTLVDFDVVAPDRSGLLADVLGVLAAQKRSPLKVEAGVGADDTAHIYLRLAVTGNGDVEALRSAILQVPGVADIVRVGKNGGWGRVTA